AACAGCAAGGCTTACAGGTCCCGACTGGAAATGTTTGTACCCTTCCCCAGGGGTATACGGAAAGTCGAGTGATTTCGGCATTAGTTTAACCTTCAGATTGTTACGAACAATATGCCCACTTACTCCTCCTCTCACAGGATGGGACAGCCTGCCAAACGACTCAGACCACAGTCTTGAAGCAGACATTGTACGAATAAAATTTTATCGCAATGAAGCTGATGATCAGTTTGATGACCTGTGGAGGCAAATGAGCGAAGCCCTCTTGAGGATTGCAGCAAACCTCAGCCctcaaaaacaaagcaactgGAAAAATGCTATTGACAAATTTCTCCTTGAGCCCTTAACGCCAGAGGAAGAGGTATACGCCAAAGAGCTAGAGTTATGGTACGAGAAAGACTTGGACTTAAAGAAAGCgttaaaagacctaaaagaacTTATCCACGAGGAATTCagagaaatgaaagaaaaagaagccttaaGGGGTCAGCCAGTAGGCCAGTATTACCGGTTGCTTGTGGGTTATGTTATACATTaagtattaaataataatttctaTTAATTTTTCCATTCAGTCCTAACTCCTAAAAATAGCGAAATAGCATTTCACAAGATAATAAGGGCTTCCTTGCGCAGCTGAAAGAGCTTATAGAATAGAACTTTAATAGAATCATCCTCAAAAGGTTTTTCGGACACTATTTACAATGACATATTAAATACATTAAATAGTAAACTACTTAaggtataaataataaatataagaaaataagaattcataaaaacaaaacacctTTGAAAAGACTTGAAAGTTTTTCCCAGATGTGCAAGTATCGAATTTTCCTTATTAAATAATGATCAACTGTTGTATTTTTCCAACAGCAACACTACGGCTTATGAACAATATCGCTCAGTTTGGATTTGTGGTCACGCCCGGTGAAATGGAAGAAAACCAGCGCGAAATTCAAGCAGAGCTAGACATGTGGAATGTTATCATGGCTTTCAAAAACTCTTTCAGATTACTTTTtcgatatttaaaaaataatctgAATGCCCTTGTTGAAGACATCGAACTGGGAAGTCTATTGATAACTGTTAAATGTAGCTCCCTGCAGATCCTTAAAGGATTGTGGAAAGTTTACAAAAGCGGTTACCTTAATCAAGTGGTTCAAGAAACGCTGGTAACACATGAGGTCTTAGAAATCCGTGGTATTGATGAAGTAAAACTGATGGTGTCTATTTCTGAGCAGGAATatgaaaagggaaaacaaatttTTGCGGATAACTCCGGTGAGCGTGCTGTTCTACTGTATCTCCTTTGATTACTGGTTTTGCAACTGCTGCAAATCAGCAATCGAGGTATTGCGCAAAAGTTGGCACGAGAGCACTCGTccccagaccctgagataagaaGGATACCCggtctcaattttttttcttcggcCCATCGGGCTTCAGTTTGGTCTCAAAAtaaggaaggggggggggggggggagggggaagtgGTCGTTCCCTGGctcctcccctagatccgcctctgggtttttcatttaaaatcgatttttattttttctggtCCCGTTCAGGTCAGTTCAGGTCGGTCTCTGAAATACCATTCTTCGTTTTCACGGTTTACTGATTTAAATCCTTCGGAGAGTAGGAAAAATTCTTCCTTGTTAATTGTGTTGTTCTCAACGCTAAAAAGAAGCAACTATCGTATTTCTTTAAGCGAAGCCATTCAGTGCAGTCTACCTACTTCGGCGAGGAGCCGAGACGGGAACTTGCTCAAAGGTGGACGACGTTCTCGACCCAGACCTCATTCGTCTTCTCTCGTCGTCGTCCTCAAACTCGTCCTGgctgcttaaggtccctaataataACGAGAAACAACTAACCTGTTGATGTGTCACAAGGGTTTGATAGTGGATCTTTTGTAATTTCCCTGCTAGTTGGTGAAACAGCAGCTGGTGATGAGAAACTATTGAAAGATTTGCCCTCTGAAGGTTACCAGAAGCTAGTAGAACACTTACAACCATTATCAGCCACTGGAAGAGACTACAGGTCATTAGCAGACAGAATGGGATACTCAAATCAGTTCAATCAGTGGCTTGGAAGTACAGACAATCCTGTTATGAACTTATTAAGAAAATTCCGGGAAAATGACGAGAAAATTTCAGAGCTGACATCTTTGCTAAAAGAGATGGAACGGTATGACGTGCTAGAGGACCTTCAGCCATATATAGGTTAGTGAAATGCAGCCTAAAAACTTGGGCTTACTGTTTGTTTAACTTGAGGTCtcccggttaatacggacaccaagaGGTCATGTTatagtgtccgtattatccgGGTGCCCGTATTGAGCAGGCTGTCAGAAAAAATGTCACAAACAACTGTTTGAAGACTAAAACAGACATTTTCACAGCGAGGAAACATGGTCTCATTTTTATCTGTAATAAGTAACTTTAACAAGTTGATCCCGAAGAATAATCCTCACAACAATATATCATAAAACTACCTTTCAAATACATTGTGTGGTGTATTTGTCTTGACATACAACAATGGAGTAGGTAACTTAAGTTTGTATTGTGCTTTTAGTTTGTGGCTCAGCCAGATGGACTCAACATTACACAGATCGTTTGAAAGATCATTTGCCGTTTCTGCTAGATTTTCACTGGCAAGATATGTTCAGTCTTAGACACGACGTAGATTAAACAGTGTCCGTAAAGTGAGGTTGACGATAACTGAGAGAAGGTGACACGGGAGATAGAATTTAGTGTCATTTGTCTTTATTAATCGGTGCCCATATTAAGTGTGTTAAAAGATGTTGTTTCCAATGGGTTATTTGTGGAGGGGACTGCTATTCAGCAAACTGAGtagtcatttttcttgttatttaGTTTAGTTCACTCAGATGCAACTCCTACCAAAAGTCAAACAGAGAAATGTCCGCTAAAAGCTTGGTTTGTACAATTTCTAACCTTTTAATATTCCGATCAGTAGCTGCCTGTATTGTTAGATAGTAGGCTATTTCTAAATTACTTTCAGTCTCTTTTGCTTATACTTTCATACGGAAATGAGTTTTCATTCATGAACAAATTTACCTCATTTTCATAAGAATGGACGTGCACAAGGTGGGCGTTTCCATGGGAATGACCGGGCTCAAAAATGGGCTTCGTTTTTCGTTCTGGCACAAATTTCTCTCTCGCGCATACAGTGCATCAGGATGTCCGAAGGCAAggcaaagaaaagtgaatctaTAGTATGACGATCGACTCAGCCGTGCTTAGCGTTTCCCGTTTTTATTAATGTACAACAATATatccaatttcgcacaaaaaaagGGCTAAATTTAGGATTAAAACATATGATTGTTGATATGggtacactgaagcattcaaaataggtCATGTACGTTAAACGTGCCTATGTTGGCTGTCGATCGTCGGTGCTTTAAGGGGGAGGGTTGTCACAAGTTTCCCGAGCCATGTCGCCTTACGCTTCCACCTCTTGGAAGCCCTCATGATCATTATAATCtgattgctttgttttacttttttaaattttttgttccGTTAGATGCAACTTGTACTCAGGCCCACATAGGGGAAAACGAagattgttttatttatttagcacTTAACATGAACCTTTCCCTTATTTGCTCTTGCGTGTTTGATCCTTAACACCCTATTattattttgtcctttttgAAAGTACCCCGGATGCAAAGGTTTTTCTCTAAAACATTTGaattaaacaatagaaaacgttttttttatttcccgtgTTTGCATAACCTTATacaaac
The sequence above is a segment of the Porites lutea chromosome 3, jaPorLute2.1, whole genome shotgun sequence genome. Coding sequences within it:
- the LOC140931578 gene encoding uncharacterized protein, which produces MAALDDAEETLRSTRTKANFQRLTRLLMSGGAVLLREIFDSYHSPASLPTILSKPSVERQLKTARLTGPDWKCLYPSPGVYGKSSDFGISLTFRLLRTICPLTPPLTGWDSLPNDSDHSLEADIVRIKFYRNEADDQFDDLWRQMSEALLRIAANLSPQKQSNWKNAIDKFLLEPLTPEEEVYAKELELWYEKDLDLKKALKDLKELIHEEFREMKEKEALRATLRLMNNIAQFGFVVTPGEMEENQREIQAELDMWNVIMAFKNSFRLLFRYLKNNLNALVEDIELGSLLITVKCSSLQILKGLWKVYKSGYLNQVVQETLVTHEVLEIRGIDEVKLMVSISEQEYEKGKQIFADNSVGETAAGDEKLLKDLPSEGYQKLVEHLQPLSATGRDYRSLADRMGYSNQFNQWLGSTDNPVMNLLRKFRENDEKISELTSLLKEMERYDVLEDLQPYIVCGSARWTQHYTDRLKDHLPFLLDFHWQDMFSLRHDVD